In Leucobacter insecticola, one DNA window encodes the following:
- a CDS encoding DUF2304 domain-containing protein, whose translation MIQIIVAIIVLAAIALVLFLVFSRRLLVKYAALWIGVAVVMLILFSVPSLVDGIAKSFGFQVTSNFLFFAAIALLLAIALYLSVAVTDAARREQRLAEELALLAERVDQLEQGK comes from the coding sequence ATGATCCAGATCATCGTTGCGATCATTGTTCTTGCCGCCATCGCGCTGGTGCTGTTTTTGGTCTTTTCACGCAGGCTGCTCGTAAAGTATGCAGCTTTGTGGATCGGTGTGGCCGTGGTCATGCTGATCTTATTCAGTGTTCCGAGCCTTGTCGACGGGATAGCGAAGTCCTTCGGATTCCAGGTAACCTCGAACTTCCTCTTCTTTGCGGCCATCGCGCTTCTTCTCGCGATTGCTTTGTACCTGAGCGTGGCGGTAACCGACGCAGCTCGGCGTGAGCAGCGCCTCGCCGAGGAACTTGCGCTCCTAGCGGAGCGGGTAGACCAACTCGAGCAAGGCAAATAG